A single genomic interval of Chloracidobacterium validum harbors:
- a CDS encoding efflux RND transporter periplasmic adaptor subunit, with product MAIVGSLALGLVGLFWLVGQWRSHPTPAKAETVPTVTGAVDRETVKRHPLPRVWRVAGTLRARETATLTAEVTARVASVLVKLGDEVRAGQPLVILDADVPTAALATSQAEVEALKRATEAIRRRIEAAEAGVRGARAERDLARTLYERQEKLFATGDVPRQNRDLAEGRLAAAEAALEAAERRLEAERAELDRAQSQVAVGQQARREAETRVAQTRIVAPFAGRVAARLADPGSLAAPGIPLLVIEAAGPLRATAEVESDLAATLRLGQSLRVVLPDGTAVEGTLVERSPAADPATRTVTIKAEIPTTAGIQSGTFVQVLIPRDVVEVLTVPMAAVTEQGGLQSVLVVDTAGVVRRRIITLGERFDNQVEVLTGLRDGETVVFGHPELRDGVVLTTK from the coding sequence ATGGCAATTGTCGGCAGCCTGGCCCTGGGGCTGGTTGGGCTGTTTTGGCTCGTCGGGCAGTGGCGCTCCCATCCAACACCGGCCAAGGCTGAAACGGTTCCAACCGTGACCGGGGCCGTTGACCGGGAAACGGTGAAGCGGCACCCGCTGCCGCGTGTCTGGCGCGTGGCCGGCACCCTCCGCGCGCGTGAAACGGCCACCTTGACGGCCGAAGTGACCGCGCGGGTGGCATCGGTTCTCGTCAAGTTGGGTGATGAGGTTCGAGCTGGCCAACCGCTGGTCATCCTTGACGCCGACGTGCCGACGGCGGCACTGGCAACGAGCCAAGCTGAAGTCGAAGCCCTGAAGCGCGCTACGGAGGCCATTCGCCGCCGGATTGAAGCTGCCGAAGCCGGCGTACGTGGGGCGCGTGCCGAGCGCGATCTGGCGCGAACGCTTTATGAGCGGCAGGAAAAGCTCTTTGCGACCGGTGACGTGCCGCGTCAGAACCGCGATCTCGCCGAAGGACGGCTCGCCGCGGCCGAAGCCGCCCTCGAAGCTGCTGAACGGCGACTGGAAGCTGAACGGGCAGAGCTTGACCGCGCCCAATCCCAGGTTGCCGTCGGACAGCAAGCGCGGCGCGAAGCCGAAACGCGCGTGGCGCAAACCCGGATTGTCGCGCCGTTTGCCGGACGGGTTGCCGCCCGATTGGCTGACCCCGGCTCACTGGCCGCGCCTGGCATCCCGCTGCTGGTGATTGAGGCGGCCGGGCCACTGCGGGCCACGGCTGAAGTTGAAAGTGACTTGGCTGCGACGTTGCGTCTGGGGCAATCCCTCCGGGTTGTGCTTCCTGATGGGACGGCTGTCGAAGGCACCCTGGTTGAGCGTAGCCCCGCGGCTGACCCAGCCACACGCACAGTCACCATCAAAGCCGAAATTCCAACGACCGCCGGCATCCAGAGCGGCACGTTTGTTCAAGTACTCATTCCTCGGGATGTCGTGGAGGTATTGACCGTCCCAATGGCTGCCGTGACCGAACAAGGTGGCTTGCAGAGTGTATTGGTCGTGGACACCGCCGGCGTCGTCCGCCGCCGAATCATCACCTTGGGCGAACGCTTTGACAACCAAGTAGAGGTTCTGACTGGACTGCGCGATGGCGAAACAGTTGTGTTTGGTCATCCCGAGCTACGGGATGGCGTCGTCCTGACTACCAAGTAA
- a CDS encoding YgaP family membrane protein — MPMERVLFVIAGVVVLASLAASVWWTPHALWLTAFVGLNLILGGVADWCPMMAILRRLGVKRAAELAAER; from the coding sequence ATGCCGATGGAGCGTGTGTTGTTTGTGATTGCGGGCGTTGTCGTCCTGGCCAGCCTGGCCGCCAGTGTGTGGTGGACACCCCATGCCCTATGGCTGACCGCCTTTGTTGGACTCAACCTGATTCTGGGCGGCGTCGCCGACTGGTGTCCGATGATGGCGATCTTGCGTCGGTTGGGCGTCAAACGCGCTGCCGAACTGGCCGCCGAACGCTAG